From a single Amphiprion ocellaris isolate individual 3 ecotype Okinawa chromosome 18, ASM2253959v1, whole genome shotgun sequence genomic region:
- the LOC129347387 gene encoding uncharacterized protein LOC129347387, producing MATSRDFYDEQLLLSPRPRRVRRIPGHLEDYDLGYPTNLQLSTERLLLPPPTRYVVPQSPERWSTPVRGQPVENTEDRMQRLEARWQAISQQMRELETEMSNVRLTSYPLSAYAHPYYPYSYAAQQTQYASLPQLERISSSPAPSHTQEVRSPTWPQEQLPIPFQQPLPTEAQNTPPGVPAPPLQLAQPLPPTAVAPVSAPGTAPVTTAVLTAPLPAAAQAPPTQFEEYWPPPPPPVDEATAALLPPLYDPTFPGASAQPATAQPATAPIESTFSASRYSQTYAVPTDSRPVAKSAHPAVYTSYAAPPPATPVSINAPNMIEMAIASSFGIPKPKLSIFSSGKESDFLMLKKGLDSVLAPHSHLTEDYKYQVLLDHLRFPAAVQIAKRYINSVTPYTSAMTALQLRYGQPRQLVQGELKAILNAPPVKSGDYQGIEDFAAAVGTLVGMLSTMDGPSSSELCCGSHVDTLLTKLPPNFRDSFAEYCFNRGIIQSGSDKTYTLPDLAEWLERKVQTLQVSRRVGISSTESSNVDNREKRSNRQPKPKSTAVLLGSNQSAELPATNPASTTPLQNTKRERFKPYCPYCNNQEHYLNACAEFTKFTSEAKAAWIKEKKKCWRCGRGHLPTNCTLKKPCSTCGEQHLPVLHEVALTENILTVSTTQSVVYFDQATHSGKVMLKVVPVRLHNGRKYIDTFAVLDDGSERTVILPAAVRQLGLTGQQEVLSLRTIRQEIVQLKGATVSVKVSTQTKKGLKYNIHNAFTATELNLAEQSCSAERLQRSYHYLKDLPLPSFSKVKPMVLIGSDHPHLITPKQPVRSGPIGGPVAVCTALGWAVQGPASFLQQPPPDSSCLHLAALSPAEELHQHVERLWQIDTLPFRSSKEVTRSGEDKAALEQLEQNSVWVTVDGVSRYAVPLLRRKNPPILKASPNAIMPLLRATERRLSHDPDQLSVYNEEIHKLVKSGYTVKISTEQVNSTEESWFLPHHLVFHNGKPRVVFNCSFVHQQACLNNSLLPGPTRGASLLAVLLRFREYTIAISGDIRGMFHQVRLLPQDQPLLRFLWRDGERERIWRCFEKNIFL from the coding sequence ATGGCCACATCCAGAGACTTCTATGATGAGCAACTACTTCTTAGTCCCCGTCCCAGGAGAGTGCGCCGCATTCCCGGACATCTGGAGGATTATGATCTGGGCTACCCTACAAATCTTCAGCTATCCACAGAAAGGCTGCTATTACCTCCCCCCACAAGGTATGTAGTGCCACAGAGTCCCGAGAGATGGTCAACTCCTGTACGTGGTCAGCCAGTGGAGAATACAGAGGACAGAATGCAACGTTTAGAGGCACGTTGGCAGGCCATAAGCCAACAGATGAGAGAATTGGAAACTGAGATGAGTAATGTCAGGCTGACATCATATCCACTGAGTGCCTATGCCCACCCATATTATCCATACAGCTATGCTGCACAGCAAACTCAGTATGCTAGCCTCCCACAGTTAGAGAGAATCAGCTCATCACCAGCTCCCAGCCATACTCAAGAAGTAAGATCTCCCACATGGCCTCAGGAACAATTGCCCATTCCATTTCAACAACCACTGCCTACTGAGGCCCAGAATACACCTCCTGGAGTCCCTGCACCACCTCTGCAGCTCGCACAGCCATTACCCCCTACAGCAGTAGCACCTGTTTCAGCACCAGGGACAGCTCCAGTCACCACTGCAGTGCTTACAGCACCACTCCCTGCTGCTGCCCAAGCTCCGCCTACACAGTTTGAGGAGTATTggcctccgcctcctcctcctgtagATGAAGCTACCGCTGCACTGCTACCGCCACTGTATGATCCTACCTTTCCAGGTGCATCTGCGCAGCCTGCAACTGCGCAGCCTGCAACTGCTCCTATTGAGTCAACCTTCAGTGCATCCAGGTACTCCCAGACCTATGCTGTACCTACCGATTCTCGGCCTGTGGCCAAGAGTGCACACCCTGCTGTATACACCTCCTATGCAGCGCCGCCACCTGCAACCCCTGTCAGCATAAATGCACCCAACATGATTGAGATGGCTATAGCATCATCTTTTGGCATCCCCAAACCAAAGCTATCCATCTTCAGCTCAGGGAAGGAGAGTGACTTCCTCATGCTTAAGAAAGGCTTAGATAGTGTGCTTGCCCCTCACAGCCATTTAACTGAAGACTATAAATATCAAGTTCTTCTAGACCACTTGCGATTCCCTGCAGCAGTCCAGATCGCTAAGAGGTACATAAACAGTGTCACTCCATACACCAGTGCCATGACTGCCCTCCAATTGAGATACGGCCAACCCCGACAGCTTGTTCAGGGGGAACTCAAAGCGATCCTGAATGCTCCTCCAGTGAAATCAGGCGATTATCAGGGCATTGAAGattttgctgctgcagttggTACACTTGTGGGCATGCTTAGCACAATGGATGGCCCATCCTCATCAGAGCTGTGTTGTGGATCACACGTGGACACTTTGCTCACAAAGTTACCACCAAATTTCAGAGATTCCTTTGCTGAGTATTGTTTTAACAGAGGAATAATTCAAAGTGGCAGTGACAAGACCTACACTCTGCCTGACTTAGCGGAGTGGCTTGAGCGGAAAGTACAGACTCTTCAAGTTTCCCGCCGTGTTGGCATAAGTTCCACTGAATCCAGTAATGTGGACAACAGGGAGAAGAGATCAAACCGACAGCCAAAACCCAAGTCCACCGCAGTGCTACTTGGAAGTAATCAGAGTGCAGAGCTACCCGCTACAAACCCAGCTTCTACTACTCCTCTTCAAAACACGAAACGGGAAAGATTTAAGCCCTACTGTCCATACTGCAATAACCAAGAACACTATCTAAATGCATGTGCAGAGTTTACAAAATTCACAAGCGAAGCCAAAGCAGCCTGGattaaagagaagaagaaatgctGGAGATGTGGCAGAGGACATTTACCGACTAACTGCACACTCAAGAAACCTTGCTCCACATGTGGGGAACAACACCTTCCTGTACTGCATGAAGTAGCCCTCACGGAAAACATACTGACTGTCAGTACCACCCAAAGTGTTGTATACTTTGATCAGGCAACTCACTCAGGCAAAGTAATGTTGAAAGTTGTCCCAGTCCGACTTCATAATGGGAGAAAATATATTGACACATTTGCCGTATTGGATGACGGCTCTGAACGTACAGTCATCCTGCCCGCAGCCGTTCGTCAGCTCGGCCTCACCGGACAGCAGGAAGTCTTATCACTGAGAACCATCAGACAGGAAATAGTGCAGTTAAAGGGAGCCACCGTGTCAGTCAAAGTGTCAACACAGACGAAGAAGGGACTGAAGTACAACATTCACAATGCTTTCACAGCTACTGAGTTGAACCTTGCTGAGCAGTCTTGTTCGGCAGAGCGCCTGCAGAGAAGTTATCATTATTTAAAGGACCTTCCTTTACCATCTTTTAGCAAAGTCAAGCCCATGGTTCTCATTGGGTCAGATCATCCGCACCTTATCACGCCCAAGCAGCCAGTGAGAAGCGGTCCCATTGGTGGTCCTGTAGCTGTGTGCACAGCCCTAGGATGGGCAGTGCAGGGACCAGCCAGCTTTCTACAACAGCCCCCACCTGATAGTAGCTGTCTCCACTTAGCAGCACTGTCCCCTGCAGAGGAGCTTCATCAACATGTGGAGAGACTTTGGCAAATAGACACACTGCCATTTCGCTCCTCCAAAGAAGTTACACGCTCTGGAGAAGACAAAGCCGCTCTAGAACAACTGGAGCAGAACAGTGTTTGGGTCACAGTTGATGGTGTGAGTCGCTATGCTGTCCCACTCCTGCGCAGAAAGAATCCTCCCATACTAAAGGCCTCACCTAATGCTATTATGCCACTCCTCAGAGCTACGGAGCGCCGTCTCTCACACGATCCTGATCAGCTTTCAGTCTACAACGAGGAAATTCACAAACTGGTGAAGTCTGGTTACACAGTGAAGATCAGTACAGAACAGGTCAACAGTACAGAGGAGTCGTGGTTCCTGCCGCATCACCTTGTCTTTCATAATGGCAAACCCCGAGTTGTATTCAACTGCTCTTTTGTGCATCAGCAAGCCTGCCTCAACAATAGCCTCCTTCCTGGTCCTACACGAGGCGCCTCACTGCTCGCTGTGCTCCTGAGATTCCGTGAATATACCATAGCCATAAGCGGAGATATTCGCGGTATGTTCCATCAGGTGCGCCTCCTTCCCCAAGACCAGCCGCTTTTGCGTTTCCTGTGGAGAGACGGAGAGCGGGAGCGCATCTGGCGATGTTTTGAAAAGAACATTTTCCTATGA